The Piliocolobus tephrosceles isolate RC106 chromosome 16, ASM277652v3, whole genome shotgun sequence DNA window GTTGGAATGGctagaaataaaaagactgaTAATATTAAGTGTTAGCAAGGACATAGACACTGGAACTCTCGGACATTGCTGGCTGGAATACAAAATGCTGTGGCCACTTTGCAAAACAACTCAGCAGTTTCATATAAGGTTAAGCAATCACTTACCATTTAAACAGCCATCCAATtgctaggtatttatccaaaataaaacatatgttcaccaaaaaaaaaaaaaaaaattctacaagaatgctcatagcagctttattcataatagccagaaacacaaaagaatcCAAATGCCCATAAGCaggtgaatatatttttaatgtagtttatctatacaatgggatactattcagtagaaaaaaatgaattattgataCCTGCAACAATGAATAGATATAAAACATATTaggcaaaatgaaaaaagtttgcactgcattatttcttttatatgaaattctagacaTGGTGAAATCTATAGTAACATAAAGAACAGGTTGAtggttgccagggtctggggATAGCAGAGGAACTGACTGTAAGGGCAAACTGGGGaattttgggggtgatggaaagTTCCATAAAGAtcttgagtgcagtggtggttaCATAAGTATGTACAAATGTCAGATCACATCATACTGTTCACTAAAAATGGGaactttttattatatgtaaattaccTTTCAATAAAGTTgaccataaaaaaatgaaacaaaaaagtttttaaagaaaaaggtaaaagcaACATAATCccagttttattcataaatatgCTTAGAAAAGAGTCTGGAAAGCTTATCAGTAACAAACTGAGTGGTGAGCCTTCAGAATACTattattcttcatatatttttgtatttcttcatttttcaaagatCATTTTATGCTTCtaatcagaaaacaatttttctttgtcaAAAGAAACATCACTTTGtaggcataaaaataaatatttttccagggCAAGagcaaaattagttttattttacacACAGCTTAAGATCACTTTCAACAAGAGGTTGAATCAACTATCTTTTGAGTTTTAACCTCCCAGGTGAACCCACACACCTCAGCTGGGCCCTGCCTAGCAGAGGTGTACTCACTCCCTGCTCCCTAGGACTCAGGCAGAAGAAACGTAGCTGGTTCCAGGTAAGAAAACCTAGCACGGAAAAGTGAGACTGGGCCAAGCATGAGGCTGGAAGAAGAAACTGTGCTGCGCAGAACATCCTCAGAAACTGTGAATTCACAAGCTTTGCCATTAGAAATCCTTTCCATTCAGAACCAATCTTGTTTTACCAACGCCTCCTCTCCAACTTTGCCAGAAAGTTCTGATCAAGCCTGAAGCCCTCCTGCAGAGCCATCCTAGGAGAACTGTAGTGCAGAAGAAAGCCATGCCCTTCAATCACCATTAAATGTGGCCAGCATCAGCATTTGCCCAGGAGCTTTTAAAAACACAGGTCCGGGGGGACTCTAGGCCCTAGAGCTAATGGGTAAAATCTCCAGTGATAAAACCCAAggatctatatttttaaaagcttttcaaGTGAATCTCATGCAGCACACAGAATCTCCCGTCTAGATCTacggttctcaaacttcagtgcaTAAGAATTATCTAAGgttcttgttaaaaatacagattcccaggCCACAGTTGGGTGGATTCTGATTCTGTATGTCTTAGGGAGGGCCTCAGAATCTCCAgttttaacaagctcccaggtaattctgatgcaggTGATCCAAAAACCACATTTCAAAAACCCTAAGCAGATGCCAGAGTGAATTTTTCTAACCCAGTCCTCAGCAGGGAGATCAAGGAAGAGGCAAGAGAATTAATTAGGTTATGCCAGCATGCTCAAATTTATTAAGAGGATCACAAAGAAGGTAGACTTTTTTGCATCTCAGAAGCAGCAGAAAGCCAGGGTGAAGGATCAGTCCCAAAGACACCTTGAAGAAGAGGATGTCTTATAGTACAAGACATTGAACTTCACGTGAATCAATAAGTATTGGGGATTCACCCTTGAGCTTGGGGTCACTTTGTTGTGACCCAGTTTTAATGTTTCATCAGAGTACGGCTCCTGTTCTCAGTGCCTTGAAATACCAAAGCAGGCGTTGGAGAACAAGCCCTCCTCTGCAAATCAGAAAAAGGCAAGACACTGTCTTGGGGGCATGGAAGGTTCTGTACACGAGGGGCTGTCGCCCTGGAGCAGATGGAGGCTTTCGGTGGGACTACATCAGTGGCGGAGGTCTTCATTTTGTGTCGCATACAGGTGTGGGCTGGCAGCACACAGGCCCACAGCACCCGGAGCCGCAGCAACTGGACCCACAGCAACTGGATCCGCAGCAGCCACCCCCGCAGCCTCCGCAGCCTCCGCAGCCACCCCCGCAGCCAGATCCACAGCAGGACGATCCACAGCAGCCGCCCCCGCAGCCAGAGCCCCCGCAGCCACAGCAGGAGCCGCAGCAGCCACAGCAGGCCGGCTGACAGCAGCACTCTTCACAGCAGTTTTGCTCCTGGGTGCAGCAGGTGAAGCAGTCCCCCGGGCAGCACCCCATGGTCCCGGCCTGTCAGCTCACAGGTCAGTAACGCAGCCGGAGTTCCCCACGACTGACCGTGGC harbors:
- the LOC111537415 gene encoding keratin-associated protein 17-1, with the protein product MGCCPGDCFTCCTQEQNCCEECCCQPACCGCCGSCCGCGGSGCGGGCCGSSCCGSGCGGGCGGCGGCGGGCCGSSCCGSSCCGSGCCGPVCCQPTPVCDTK